In Pleomorphomonas sp. T1.2MG-36, a single window of DNA contains:
- a CDS encoding RNA polymerase sigma factor: MEQSDGDLMRAVAAGDERAFRRLVGRHGPKLRAIAGQFLDAGEADDAVQDALIGVWRHASRFDPTKAALSTWLYRIVVNRCIDIRRQRFRWPWSPIDEADDVPSGDIAADRALAGAEALRDVGAVIASLPPRQRMALMLATVGDRTAEEIAALLGVSRPAAEQLIARARRTIRAAMREPADGSD, from the coding sequence TTGGAGCAATCGGACGGCGATCTGATGCGGGCCGTGGCGGCCGGAGACGAGCGGGCTTTCCGCCGGCTCGTCGGCCGCCATGGCCCGAAACTCAGGGCGATCGCCGGTCAGTTCCTTGACGCAGGCGAAGCCGACGACGCCGTGCAGGATGCCTTGATCGGCGTCTGGCGCCATGCCAGCCGCTTCGACCCGACCAAGGCGGCGCTTTCCACCTGGCTTTATCGCATCGTCGTCAATCGCTGCATCGACATCCGTCGACAGCGCTTCCGATGGCCATGGAGCCCCATCGACGAGGCGGACGATGTGCCCTCGGGCGACATCGCGGCGGATCGTGCCCTTGCAGGGGCGGAGGCGCTCAGGGATGTGGGGGCCGTTATCGCCTCTCTGCCGCCACGGCAGCGGATGGCGTTGATGCTGGCCACAGTCGGCGATCGCACGGCCGAGGAGATTGCCGCGCTTCTCGGCGTATCGCGCCCCGCGGCGGAACAATTGATTGCCCGCGCCCGACGAACCATCAGGGCCGCGATGAGGGAGCCAGCCGATGGATCGGACTGA
- the ygiD gene encoding 4,5-DOPA-extradiol-dioxygenase, which translates to MAGLGRHFADLPTTPRMPTLFVGHGSPMNAIEDTPYSRGWRELGTRLPVPKAILVVSAHWMTRGVTLVHVKDHPVTIHDFGGFPDELFAQRYPAPGAPGYAEATIDLVKNHHIEPDERWGLDHGAWSVLIQMFPKADIPVFQLSVDLSRSPEEHFALAEELKALRERGVMIIGSGNLVHNLRAVAWGGGPAYDWAEAFDARMADAIAKGDYKSVVDAPKLGRIAQLSHPTFEHFFPALYPLAVADKADELSFFNEGIDLGSISMRSFMLA; encoded by the coding sequence ATGGCTGGTCTCGGTCGTCATTTTGCAGATCTTCCCACCACCCCCCGCATGCCGACGCTTTTCGTCGGCCACGGCAGCCCGATGAACGCCATCGAGGATACCCCGTATAGCCGCGGCTGGCGTGAACTCGGCACCCGTCTGCCCGTGCCCAAGGCGATCCTTGTTGTTTCAGCCCACTGGATGACGCGCGGCGTCACGCTGGTGCATGTGAAGGATCACCCGGTCACCATCCATGATTTCGGCGGGTTCCCGGACGAACTGTTCGCCCAGCGCTATCCGGCACCGGGAGCGCCGGGATATGCCGAGGCGACCATCGACCTCGTGAAGAACCATCACATCGAGCCCGATGAGCGCTGGGGGCTCGATCACGGAGCCTGGTCGGTGCTGATCCAGATGTTCCCGAAGGCGGACATTCCAGTGTTTCAGCTGTCGGTCGATCTCAGCCGATCGCCAGAGGAGCATTTCGCGCTGGCTGAGGAGCTGAAGGCCCTGCGTGAGCGCGGAGTCATGATCATCGGCTCTGGCAATCTGGTCCACAATCTCCGAGCCGTGGCCTGGGGTGGTGGACCGGCCTACGACTGGGCCGAGGCGTTCGATGCCCGCATGGCCGACGCGATCGCCAAGGGCGACTACAAGTCCGTCGTCGATGCGCCAAAGCTCGGCCGCATCGCCCAGCTGTCGCATCCGACATTCGAGCATTTCTTCCCGGCACTCTATCCGCTGGCCGTTGCCGACAAGGCCGACGAACTCAGCTTCTTCAACGAGGGCATAGACCTCGGCTCGATTTCCATGCGCTCGTTCATGCTGGCTTGA
- a CDS encoding SH3 domain-containing protein — MHRALTTIAAGVASFLFVTGADAQTSVTTTALNLRTGPATAYPVIATVPPRQAVTVFGCTAGPGWCDIGWAGYRGWLAAAYLGPVAAYPVVVYDPVIYHNAYYAGQPYYGVGPGLPPRMEARRDARIDYRVHRRMDRRWDRWTGD, encoded by the coding sequence ATGCATCGCGCACTCACGACCATCGCGGCCGGCGTCGCCAGCTTCCTGTTCGTCACGGGCGCCGACGCCCAGACGTCGGTCACCACAACGGCCCTCAATCTGCGAACCGGGCCAGCCACCGCCTATCCGGTGATCGCCACCGTTCCGCCTCGACAGGCTGTCACCGTCTTCGGGTGCACGGCCGGTCCGGGATGGTGCGACATCGGATGGGCCGGTTATCGGGGCTGGCTGGCAGCGGCTTATCTTGGGCCTGTCGCCGCCTATCCGGTGGTCGTCTACGACCCGGTCATATACCACAACGCCTACTACGCTGGTCAGCCCTATTACGGCGTCGGCCCCGGTTTGCCTCCGCGCATGGAGGCGCGCCGCGACGCACGGATCGACTATAGGGTCCATCGGCGCATGGACCGGCGTTGGGATCGTTGGACAGGCGATTAA
- a CDS encoding EF-hand domain-containing protein: protein MRSLTKIFIAGTLAVLSVPATAADRLAGIAFTRLDADGDGQLDATELRQARTQRFERLDINRDGVVTAAEQAEASNRMFRKAEALEGAMAIRFEALDADGNGKLSREEFVDSPGGGLAARLDKDGDGKVSKAEFMAGIEAARAAR from the coding sequence ATGCGATCACTGACCAAAATCTTCATTGCCGGCACCCTTGCGGTTCTGTCGGTACCTGCCACCGCCGCCGATCGCCTTGCCGGCATCGCCTTCACTCGCCTGGACGCCGACGGAGACGGCCAGTTGGATGCGACTGAGTTGCGGCAAGCCCGCACCCAGCGGTTCGAGCGGCTCGACATCAACCGGGATGGCGTCGTCACGGCGGCCGAACAGGCGGAAGCAAGCAACCGCATGTTCCGCAAGGCCGAAGCGCTCGAAGGCGCGATGGCGATCCGGTTCGAGGCGCTCGATGCGGACGGCAATGGCAAGCTATCTCGCGAGGAGTTCGTGGACTCCCCCGGGGGCGGCCTTGCAGCCCGGCTCGACAAGGATGGCGACGGAAAGGTCTCGAAAGCCGAGTTCATGGCCGGAATCGAAGCGGCGCGCGCCGCGCGTTGA